The Alloyangia pacifica DNA segment ATCGCCGTGCATCGGGAACACCGCGCTTGGCTGGAAGAACGACTGGCGACCCCACATTTCGCCGGTAGTGGCAGGACCTTTGTTGTCACGCACCACGGTCCGCACCCGTCCGCCGCAGGGCCAATCGAGGGCCTCACGCCAGCCTTCCACTCAAACCTGACCGAAGCCCTCGAGCGGAGCGACATCGACACCTGGTTCTTCGGACATTCGCACCGGCGGCTGTCCTGCACAGTCGCAGGGACACGTATCCAGAATGTTTCAATCGGCTATCCGGACGAAGATCACGGTGACGACGAGGATGACCTGGCGGAGGTCTGCTTCATTGCGGCGGCGCTGAACACGCAGTCCTCGAATGAGGTTGGGGAGCTGCCGGCCGACCGACAGGCACTCGAGCAGGACTTCGAGTACGCGCTTCGGTGCAGCGAAACCGGCATTCCTGTCCTCGTGGACAAGGTCACACCCGAAACGCGCACCTTTCTGCACCATGCGTTGAGGGGATGCGCCTGCCCTGTCGTGCCGGAAGGAGACGCGTACTACGCGACCGATGTCATCGTCGCGTTCGGCCAGACACGGCCAGGTTCTGAATGATGCCCTTTGATGCGATCATTTCGATCTCGGGGATACTGGTCTGTCTGGTTGGCCTTGTTCATGTCGTCATCGCCTACCGGCAGACCACGCGCTCGGCTGAACCTGATCCGCAGCGCGTAAAACGCTTCGTCGAAAGCGCCGCGCCGATCCCCGGCCACCTGCTTTACGCTCATCAGGATCGATGCCCCACAGCGAGGCCCTCTCGCGCGCAAAAGGCCGAGCCTGCTGAGGAAGACTCAAAAGACCACGAGGCGCCGCGTTGACCACACCACTCCCCCTCGCGCCCGATCTCCAGGATCGGGAAACTGCCTTCTCCTTCGCATCGCGCCTCGCCGCGATGAACGGCGTGGATACTGCGGGCTTCTGCACCGACATGGGGCTGTCCTTCAGCAAGGTGATCGACGGCAATCCTGAGGCCCTGGCCCGTCTGGCAGATCTCAGCGCGGCTGACGTCGAGGACCTGCGGCGCTGGTCGCCCCTCTACCTGGGCAACCGAGAGCACGAGTTCCGCGGCAATCGCTTTCATGCCAAGGCCATCAAGGAAAGCACCGTCCGGGGCTGTCCTGCCTGTCTGCGGGAGGATGCGGAAGCCGCCCCAGACAGTTTTGAAGGCGACATGTACATCAGGGGCCACTGGCTCTTCCGGCCTGTGACACTCTGCCTGAAGCATCACCATCCTCTCGTTCCGCTATGGGCCGAGGCCAATGTCAGCCGGCGCTACGACGCTGCCGCTCGCTTGGCCGAGATCGCGCCCGGCGTATGGGCCGGAAAACTGGACAAGGAGCCTCGCGCCCCCAACCCGTTCGATGAATGGATCGAAGCGCGCCTCGCGGGCACCCCCACGGAGAGCTGGCTGGATCAGTTCGACCTCTACGCCGCAGCACATTTCTGCGAGTTGCTCGGCCGCGCCATCTGGGCGGTCAGATACCCAAAGTGGAAAAAGTTCGGCCCGGAGCGTGCCTGGATGTCCTTCGAGATGGGCTTCCGCTTCGCGACCGAAGGGGAAGCGACGGTCCGCGATACCCTGATGCAGCTGCAGGAGACCATTGGCGAGCCGACCGACGGCCCCAAGAAGAAGTACGGCGCGCTGTACGACAGGCTCGCGTTCGACCTCCTGGGCGAGGCCTACGCTCCCTTCCGGGAGCTTCTCCGCGACCACATTGCGAGTACCTGGCCGTTAGGTCCGGGCGACGACCTCATGGGAGAGCCGGTGCTAGAGCGAAAGGTCCACTCGGTCCGCACCGCCGCGCGCGAGCTCGGCATAGATCCCCGGCGCCTGCGCAAGTTGCTGGTCGATATCGATCTCGTCCGGCCCGCCGAGACCGGCCGCGATGACCAGTGGGAGCTGTTCGATGCCAGGGCAGCGCAGCCACATCTCGACCGGATCAACACCCTGGTGTCCGCAAAGGACTTCCAGGAAGCATTGAACATGTCCCGCTCGCAGTTCGAGCTTTTGCGAAAAGAGGGCCATTTCCCGCCCACAATCGACGGCGGAGATCACAAGCCACTCTGGGACGTCCGTGCTGCCTACCAGTATCTGGAACGTCTTTTGACCGGGGCTGAGCCGATCTACGTGAGCATGCACGGCTGGGATGACATCCCGACGACCGCGCAATGCCTCAAGGTCTCCCCCGGCACGGTCCTGAAGCTGCTCGAGGGCGGCAGGGTTCAGCGGATCGGTCGGCACACCAACCGTGATGGCTACGCCAGCATCGTGGTCACGAAAGGCGAGATCGAGCGTCTTCTGGATCGCCCCGAGGCGCCGGGTCTCAGCATCGATGTCTTTGCCCGCCAGTGCGGTCTGACCCGCTCAGCCGCTATGCGGCTGGTGCGGGAGGGGCACGTCCCGTCCACAGAGGGCCGACACCCCAAGACCAATGCGCGGCAGCGCTTCCTGGCGCCAGGTGACCTGGCAGTTTTCCATGGGCGGTTCGTGACCCTGCGCGGTCTGGCCGTCGAGCTTGGCATGCCCTGGCAAGCACTCCGGCCCAAGCTGGCGGCTGCGGGTCTAGCGCCCTTCAGTCCGGACGGGCAGGACTACGGCGCGGTTTTCGAGCGCTCTGCCATTCAGGATCATCCTGGTAATTTCACCTGAGCCTGCGGCTCTGTGGACGCCTCCTCACTCTCCATCAAAAGGAAAAAAGATGAAATACCTATTCGCGCATCGAGAAGACGCAGAGGCAATCAACGCCTACGCCAATTCGTGCAGGGCACATAAAACCATTTGGGTCACTTGCCTTTACCGACGGACACTCGCCGACGTAGTGTATGATTGGAAGCCTCTGTGCAAAGCAGATGAAGATAACCTGTGTGCGCACAAGCAGCAGGTTGTAGATTTGTTTGAAAGGCTACTATCTCGTCAAGAAGCTGGCACCGTCTACAAATATGCTGCCCCTGAAAGGTTCGAGCTAAAGAACATGCCGATACCCCAAGCGAAAGCCGCTGCAGAAGAGCTTCACATGCTTATGACCCAACTGATCGAAGAACTGCGTGGCGGGCCAGTCCCCTTGGCCAACTGAAATATCATTGAGCACCCACAACGGATCGTACCTACACGTCGAAATCGAGAAGGTTGCTATCCCGGAGCCTGCGCCACGCACCTGGACTTGTGGGGCTTAACCTTGCCGAAGGCGGCTGGGTCCTGGTGGATGACCTTTTGCGCGCAGTGAAAATGGCCGGCCATCGGATCACTGCCGACACCCTCTGCCAGATCGTAGGGGAGAAGGACAATCAACGCTTCACCCTCTCGGGGGACGGGCGTCGGAACCGGGTTACCCAAGGGCACAGCATCGCGGTCGATCTGAAACTGGTTCCCGTAGAGCCCCCGGCCATCCTGTTTCACGGCACGACGAGCGCAAACCCCGATGAAATCCTTGTATTGGGCTTCCACCCTGGTCAGCGGTGTCACGCCCCCAAATACCGCACCACCGCAAGCAAACTATGGACACGACGCAAATGGAATATTCACCTGAAGACTGGGTAATTCTGAAAGTTTTATTTAAGATGCAGGACAGAACTTTCACTCAGCTCAGAGTGTTGGGCGGCTGGCGCGGAGGGTATCTCAATGGGGATGCGTGGCGCATAAACTCCGGCATTCAAGCCATTCATGCGGACGACCTCGAATACCGTTTCCTCGGTCGATCAGGTTCCGTCTATCTATGCCGACGCGGCGAATATCGCATGTCACGCATCATGGCGTCTGGCCTGGGAGAGCTGAAGCGTCAGCCGACCGTTGTCGATGCAGAGGTTCTGGAAGACCGGAATTGGCTTGAACCAGGGCTCCTTGAAGCACTTCTCTCGACAGCGGCTGACGATACATCGGCGAGGTAACTTCGCCTCGAGACCTGCGTGCGTCAGCGAAGGCCTGATTGATGCGCAGGTGGGAGACCTCAGCCGGAAGTGCCGCTGCTTCCGGCCCTGACCTGCCGTTCAGTCCCTTGCCGATCGCCGCGGTCCAGCTTCACTAGACCGGCCATTCGTCCATCGCGCAGCATCATCGGAGGATGAAGGTCGGCAGGGCGGACCTTGCTGCCGTTCGCTGCAGTCGCGAAAGATGTGGAATTGAGATCTCATGCCCAGACCGATTTCACGTGGTCCGTACCTACGCCACGAGCGTTTTTGGTTCGGGCTCAGCCGGGATCATTCTGAGGCAACAAAGAGTCCTCACCGGGAACTTATCCATGTTAACATATTGGGATTCGTGAAGCCTTTGGCTTCATGAGATTTGATTGTGTCTGAGATATTTACCGAGGAGATTGGAATGAAACGTGTTTTCGTCACCTCTTCGGTGCTCACACTTTGCGCTGCGAGCACCGCGTTGTCACAGGATGTACCGGTCAACCCCCTGCGCGAAGCCTATTTTGGCAACCTACATGTTCACACGGCGTGGTCTTTCGATGCCAATATCAACGGCGCGATCTCCGGCCCCGACGAAGCCTACCGGTGGGCAAGGGGCGAGGCGATCCCGGGAGGCGGAGGTGGGCCAGACCTGAAGATTCTGCGACCGCTCGACTGGTATTCTGTCGGCGATCACGCCGAGTACCTTGGAGCGCTTCCGCTCATGGCCGACCCGGAAAGCCCGGTCAGCAAGCACCCGCTCGCCGCGGCGATCAGCGGCGACGATGCCACCGCCTCCTTTGCCGCCTACACCGAGATCCTCGATGGCATCTCTAACCGCAGGAACGACCCAATTCTCGGTGACCCGGTTCTTCTGGCCAGCGTGTGGGAGAAGATCATCGACATCGCTGACCAGCACTACAAGCCGGGCGAATTCACGACCTTTGCCGGGTTTGAATGGACGTCCAACCCGGGCTGGCGCAACCTCCACCGGGTCGTCATTTTCCGCGACACAGAGAACGTGTCCGATCACGCCTTCTCGGCGATCGAGTCCGACCGGGAGGAAGACCTCTGGGCCTGGATGGACCTTCAGCGCGTGCAAGGTGCAGAGCTCCTCGCCGTGCCTCACAATGGCAATGCCAGTGACGGACTCATGTTCCCGATCGGGACGAGCTATGGCGGCAGCGATATCGACAGCGCCTACGCCGAGACGCGGATGCGCAATGAGCCGCTGTATGAGCTGACGCAGATCAAGGGCACATCGGAAGTGCATCCGTCGATCAGCCCGAACGATGAATTCGCCAATTTCGAACTCTGGGACTACACGCTGGAGTCAACCGCCTCGCCGCCGGAACACAAGGTCGGCGGCTACATGCGCGAGGCGCTGATCCGCGGCATGGCCCTCGAGGCCGAGGGCAAGGGCAACCCGTTCAAATACGGCTTCATTGGCGATAGCGACACCCACAATGCGGCCTCGACGATCGAGGAGAACAACTACACTGGCAAGTTCGGGTTCGAGAACAATCCGGAACACCGGCTCGAAGGGCCTCCCGGCGTGAGCGAAGCCGCCGCGCAGCAGGTCCGTGAGTTCAGCTCGGGTGGTCTGGCCGGGGTCTGGGCGGAGTCGAACACGCGCGAGGCGATCTTCGACGCCATGGTCCGCAAGGAGACCTTTGCCACCTCCGGCGTGCGCATGCGTGTCCGGATGTTCGGAGGCTATGACTACGCCGAAGACATGATGGAAAGCGCCGACTGGCTGCAGGCGGCCTATGACGGTGGCGTGCCCATGGGCGGAGACCTTGCTGCAGCGCCAGAGGGCACGGCCCCGACCTTCCTCATCGCCGCCATGAAGGAGGCGGACGGTGCCAATCTCGACCGTATTCAGGTCATCAAGGGATGGGTCGAGAACGGCGAACAGAAGGAACAAATCTATGATGTCGCGCTCTCAGGCGGTCGCACCGACGGAAGCGAGCCGGTTGGCAACACGGTCGACGTGGCCGATGCCAGCTACACCAACGATATTGGTGCTGCGGACCTGACGGCTGCCTGGACCGATCCCGACTTCGACCCGGCGGTCCCCGCCGTCTACTATGCGCGGGTTCTGCAAATTCCGACACCGCGGTGGTCGACCTATGATGCCAAGGCGCTTGGCGTCGATGTTCCCGACGGTCTGCCGACGTCCATCCAGGAACGCGCATGGACCTCGCCGATCTGGTACGCGCCCGAATGATCTGAGCGCTGCGCCCCACCAAGATTGCGCCGGTGGGGCGCAACGCTTTGGTCCCGAACTGCTGCACGGGGCCAATACTGGAAATGCCTGCATGGTGAGCCACTCTGCCCAAGGAAGACCGGACGTTCTTGATGACTGCACGCACCATTCTTTCGTCTCCGCTCCTGCATTTCTTCGTTTTGGGTGGCCTCGTGTTTGCGATCTACGGGCTCGTGAACGACAGCCCGACAGTCGCTGATCCTGAAGCCATCACCTTGCAGCCTGCCGAGGCGGGCCAACTGGTCGCCCGGTTCACAGCGACCTGGGACCGTCCGCCCACGGAGGTTGAACTCGAGGGGCTGATGCGGGCCTGGGCCTTGGAAGAAGCGCAGTATCGCGAGGCCGTCGCGCTCGGCCTCGATCAGGATGACTCGGTGATCCGAATGCGCCTCAGCCAGAAGATGGAATTCATATCAGAGGCCGGGGCGGCGACACTGGAGGCCGATGACGCGGTGCTGCAGGCCCACCTTGAAGCCCATGCCGAACGGTTCGCCGAGCCCACGAAGCTGGCATTCGAGCAGGTTCTCCTTCCGGCAGATGCCGGCGATGCCGATGCTATGCGACGTGCCCTCGAACAGGGCGCTGATCCGGCAACACTCAGCCGCGGCAGCCTGCTGCCTACCCGTCTGCCTCTGAGTGCCGAAACCGCGATCGACAGGCTGTTTGGCGGCGGCTTCGCCAGGACCATCTCTGAACTCGCCGGTTCCGGCTGGTCCGGTCCGGTCCAGAGCACTTACGGTCATCATCTTGTCCGCGTCATCGAACTCCGCCCTGCGGTCTTGCCCCCTCTTGAAGCAATCCGACCGAAGGTCGAGCAGGACTGGCGCAGCACCCGCGCGAGGGAGATGCGCGAGGAATTCGGCAAGGCGCTCCTTGAGCGCTACGACGTCACGCTTCCGTCCGCGGGTGAAATCCTGGCCAAATAGTGCTGCGACTTTCGATCGTGGCGCGCTGATGCTCTCGGTGAAGGCTCGGGCGAGGTGAACCGCTATCCCCGCTGCATCGCAGAATGATGGACACAACAAGTCATGATACCTACGGCTGGTTTGGGCTCGAAGCGGACTTCGGCCGCGCAGCGGGTCGTGCGCCTCGCAGGCAGCGGCGGCCGTCGCTCCCGGCCCAGACCTGCCGTTCAGCCCCTGGCCGATCGCCGCGGTGCAGCTTCAGCAGAACGGTCATTCGTCCATCGCGCAGCATTTTCGGAGGATGAAGGTCGGCAGGGCGGACTAAAGCGACCAGTCACTTCTGGGTTTTGCGTCCGGCTGCCGACGGCGCACACGTTCCTGCAGGGCCCTGGAAAACTGCCTCAACGTTGTTTCCGGCGGGGTCGATGACGAAAGCGGCATAGTAGGCTTTATGATATTTCGGCCGTATGCCCGGGGCGCCGTTTTCCGCTCCACCAGCGGCTAGGGCGGCGGCGTGAAAGGCATCCACCTCTTCGCGGGTCCTGGCGCAAAAGGCCATGTGAACCGGAGTGGGCTCTGGTCCCCGCATTGCGCCAATGAAGAGATCGACTCCGTGGCGCCCGAAGCCCGCAACACCACCCTCGGCGCGCTCGACATAGAACTTCTTGTCTATTCCCAAGGGCGCGAGGGCGGCTTCGTAGAACCGCTGTGTCTCTTCCAGACGGGTCGTTTTGAGGCTGACATGATCGAAGATGCTCATTCGCGTGACCTTTCATTAATGTCTTGGTTGCCTGTGGGCGTGTGTCAGATGGTTGGAAGCATCCCCCCATCAAGGCGAAGGTTCGAGCCGGTGATATAAGAGGCCCGCGGACTGGCAAGGAAGGCAACGGCATCCGCGATCTCCTCCAACGTGCCAACCCGCCCGATCGGGACGCTCGCGAAGAGAGGAAGGACTTCTGCTTCCACTTCCTCCCACGGCGCATCCGGCGCGAGAGCCTTTTGCTTCGCGACCTCACGGAACTTGCGTTCGAGCTTCTCGCTGCGGATCGTCCCGGGAGATACCGTGTTCACTGTCACCCCCTCGGCCGCAACAGCCTTGGCCATGGATGCGGACATCGCCAGCATCGCGGCCTTGGCGGCCGAATAGTCGGGGTTGCCTGCGGGGGGCATCAGAGCGGCGAGGCTGGAGATGTTGATAATCCGTCCCCACCCGGCATGGCGCATCTGCGGCAGGACTGCCTTCGACATACGCATGGCCGCCAGCACGTTGGCATCATAGGTCGATGCCCATACGCCAGCTTCTGTCGTGCTCCAGTCCGAGCCGACACCTGAGCCGCCCGCGTTGTTGACGAGGATATCGACATCTCCGACGGTGCGTACGTCGTTCAACAGCGCATCGACCTCTGTTTCGTCTGTCAGATCCCCAGTCACGACATGGGCCGTCCCGCCGTCGAGCTGGATTTGCCGCACCACGGCAGTGGCCTGATCCCGGTTGCGCCCGTGGACCATCACCACCGCGCCTTCGCGTGCCAGCCCGCGTGCGATACCGGCGCCGATGCCCTTGCTGCTTCCGGTCACAAGGGCAATCTTGCCGTGAAGATGTAGATTCATGGTCGGGCTCCTTTTATGGTGAAGCCGTGATGTAGGAGCGACATGATGGACCCCGCAAGAACGCACAAAAAGGTGCCTGTAGCCGAGCTCGACCGGAGTGTCTGCCTCGGACCGGACGGCGCGGTGGCTCAGGTCACCCGGTGCCTGAAGATGATCAGCGGGCGATGGAAACTGCCTATCCTGTTCCGACTTTATGCAGACGGGATGCAGCGCAGCTCCCTGCTCCTGCGCGACATCCCCGATGTTTCGCAGAAGATGCTGACCCAACATCTGCGCGAGCTTGAGGCCGACAGGCTGATCCGGAGGACGGATTTCGGTGAAAAGCCACCTCGGGTGGAGTATCGCCTGACTGACCGCGGCGAAGCACTGATGCCGGTGCTGCTTGCTGCACGCCAGTTTTCGGAGGATCATGATCGAGTTGCCTGATAGCGTGGCGTGATCTCTCGCGCGGATCAAAAGTCGTCTGGGCTCCCATGGATCAACGCTGCGCTGCGAGGGGGCACCTGACAATGTCAGCATCGGGCTCGAAGTAGCCATGCGGCGGTGCGGCAGTCTGGGCAAGCCTCCAGGACGGGACATATGGCGCTCGCGGCCCTCTCCGGACATTCGTGGCAGGTGCCGCGGATGACTGGTCACACGGGCTAACACGATGTGGGCTCAAGCATCGCCACAGCCTCCGGCGCTCTAGAATACCCTTACAAGTCATCTAGCCATGGCTACCTGTCCTCTAGAAATGCGTTAGGCTGCTGGGAAACGCAGCAAACTTGAGGTGCATATGCCATACGTAAGATCTTCCGCCATTTCTCGCATCGAGTGGACTAGCGGAACCCTTTCGATCTGGTTTCATGAAACCGGAAGATACGACTATTACGGCGTCCCCGAGAGTGTTTTTCACGAATTCTTAGCTGCCAGGTCAAAGGGGTCATTTTACAATATGTACATCAAGGATCGTTATTAGCGACCTGGCTAGATCACCTCGGTCGATCCAAGAAACCATGCTTCTGGCGCCTGGCAGCCCAATCCTGCCGCTCATGCCAGGCGCTGCTAGCGCCTGGTGTCGGCCCAAATGTATGTGCCGGCTGCTGTTCGCAATCAAGAATTTGGCACGACTTCGGAAATCGCTCATATGTATCCGGCCTGTTGATCGGCTCGCGGGCCGTGGCCTTGATGGGGTTACGCACGCGCCGTGGTCTCATTACCGGCAAGGTCCAAAATGACCATTTGGGCCGTCAGACTCTGGGGGCGTATCTTCTCCGTTCCATGCTGTCGTCTCTATCGCGAACTCCTTGGTGGCTGTGGAAGGCGTCAAATCGCTTCCATCGCCGCGTCTTGTGAGGCGTCGAACCGGGTGCCGTGCCGCAGAAGGCTCCAGGCGGTCCGAGCCAGCTTGTTGGCAAGCGCGATGGCCGCCTTGTTTCGCGGCATACGGGCGACTGCCTCGGTCAGCCACGGGCCGAAACTGAAGTCGGACCATCGGTGAGGGCGCATCATGATCACTTTCGCAGCTTGCACGAACAGCATCCTCAGATAGCGGCTGCCGCGTTTGGTGATCCGGCCGAGGATCGTTCGCCCGCCGGTGCTGAACTGTCGGGGCACCAAGCCAACCCAGGCGGCGAAATCGCGCCCCCGGTCGAATGCCTCGCCTTTGCCGACGGCCGCAACCATCGCCGTCGAGATCATTGGCCCGATGCCGGGTATTGTCATGATGTTGGCGCAGTTCTCTTCGGTTCGGCTGATCCCTTCGATCTCGTCGGAGACATCCTCGATCCGTTTGTCCAGCCAGAGCCAGTCGCCGTAAAGCCCGATCAGGATACCTCGCATCCGGGGCGAGATCTCGTCCCGCCGCTGTTCGAGGATCGTCTCAAAGGAATTCTTCAGCGCCCGCAGCCCCGACCTGACGGTGATGCCCCGCTCGATCAGGAAGGCCCGGATCTGGTTGATGGTCGCCGTGCGCCGCGACACCAGCCGCGCGCGCACCCGGTGCAGGGCCTGAAGGTCGAGCTGGTCCTGGCTCTTCTCCGTCACCGTCCGCAGGTTCGGCCGCAGAGCGGCTTCGGCGATCGCCTCGGCGTCGTTGTAATCGTTCTTCTGACCCTTGTTGAACGGCTTCACGTAAATCGCCGGGATGATCCGTGGCTCGAACCCCATCCGCCGCAGCGTTCGGCTGACAAAATGGGCGCTGAGGCAAGCCTCCATCCCGACCACACATTGCGGCAACTTCTCGAACGTTGCCTCCAGCGCAAGCCGCTTGATCTGCTTGCGCAAAACCAGCTGACCCGAGCAGTCGAAACCGACCAGATGGAATGTATCCTTGCCGATGTCGATGCCGACAACCGCCAAGTCTTCAATGCTTCCTGTCTTCTTCGCACACATGGCTGCTTCTCCTTTGGCGCGGATGATCCCAATGCAGGATAACCCAACGGTGGGGGAAGCAGCCGGCACATCCCATTAGCAGCCATCCATCAATCCTTTTATGCTGCGGCGCGGAACCAAGGTTTTGAATATCAACTTCACCTCATCCGATATCTGACACCCCGCCATGCACGGCGCCTTTGCACCGTTACCCGCCTCTACAGCGCTTCTGGGGCCTTGCAGCGGATTTCGTGGTGTGCCAGTCTAATCTGTGCAAAACGAAGAAGGTATTCTACTTTGAAAGTGACGAAGATCAATATTTCTAACTTCAAAAGGATTTCTGAGGTTGAGATCTCCCTATCGAAGGTGAATTACCTTGTTGGTGGGAATAACTCCGGAAAAAGCAGCGTACTCCAGGCAATTCATATGGCGGCATCATGTGCGAAGCTTTCTTTGGAAAGAAAAGAGCAGGTCCTTCCTGAGTCTGAGCTAAGATACTCCCCTACTTCCGAATTCACTTTGCTTGGACATCATGCACCATATGAAAATAAGGCTACTGGTTCACGAGGGCGCATAGAATTTACGGGGGAGGCAAATGATGATACAGTAGCAAGTTATCGGGTTGAGATATATAAAGGTCGAAACTATGGAAGCGTAGGGGTGGACAGGAGCGGAACGTATCCTGGGTTTGGGGCGGAAATTTGCGACCCAAAAAGTATGTTTTCTGTATTCGTTCCCGGAATATCTGGAATTCCCCACAGGGAAGAGCACAAGAATTACGCATCAGTCTTTCTGAAGGCCGCCGGAGGAGAGGCAAACCTGGTATTTCGAAATATCATTCGAATACTCAAAGAGTCAGATAAAATACCGGAAGTCGAGAACATCCTTGAGGATATCATAGGTCCTTGCGAAATCGGAATTAAGCATGACGCGGAAAGGGACCTCTTCGTTGATGTGGAGTTTTCCCAAGCAGGAGGTAAAAGCGTCCCAATTGATCTGACTGGCACTGGTATCCTCCAGCTCGTTCAGATTGTTGCCTATGTATGCCTCTTCGAACCTAAGTTTCTGTTGGTCGACGAGCCAGACAATCACCTTCACCCATCTCGCCAAGCCTTACTAGCTAAGACCTTCGACAAGCTTTCGGAATTGTATGGCTCGACAATTGTCGTCACCACTCACAGTCGACACTTGGTCGCTGCCGCATCAGCTACCGCTAAAATAGTATGGATGAAGGATGGTAAGATTGAGTCTGATGAGTGCAAAGATTTGGCCAGCGTTCTTATGGATATTGGCGCCTTGGATCAACTTGATTCCCAAGGTGCAGACTGCATTATTTGCACCGAGGACAAGGGCAAAAAAGCACTCGAGAAGTGCGTTGATGGCCTGGGCCTGTCGGAGCGTGTTAAAGTGATTTCGTACAACGGAATCAACAATGCAGCTTCTTCCATAGCAATCAAGGCGATGGTCGAACTTTATAACAACAATCCGATCATCATTATCCATCGAGACCGCGATTTCATGACAGACGGCGAAGTGTCTGTATGGGGTTCGGAGTATATTAATCGAGATATGGTGGTTTTCTCGCCCCCACTTTGCGATATCGAATCATATCACTGCACGCCAAATCACGTTTCTGCAGTATATGAGATGGACGCTGCAGAAGGTGAACAGCTTGTGCAGGCTGAAATTGATCGCAGCGCAGAAGAGTTTCGAAACAAGTTCCGGAAAAAGCGCCAAGAGGCAAACCAAAAATTCTGGAAGGACGGCGGCAGCCCTAATACAAATGATCTTTGGCCAGAAAACGAGGGGGCGAATATAGAGAGAGCATATGGTAAAAAGTTGTTATCGAATTTGAACGATCGCCTTTCTAATCAGCCAGGCGGCAGGAGAAATCTCGAAGCGCACGTAAGTCAGGATCTTATGTCTCTCCTTAAGGACTGTTTGCATGATGCCGGATTCTTCAATGTGGAACACGACGAGCATGCCAGGTAACGCTTAGCTGCGCTGCTAGCTGCGCTGCGGCTAAAGACCGCTTCCCGCCCTTCGAGCCAGGTCAGTTCGCCTTCCTGCGCCGGACGTGAGCGGTGTCTACGGGCCGGTTGAAGCCATCACTTTGTTCCCAGAGCCGCGACGCTCAGTGTCTTCCTGGGTAGCGTTGTGTCAACTGGCCCAGGAAGCCCTCGCGAGGCGTCACTCAGGTCTAATCTCGCGCTGGTGGCGGCCAAGGAGGGCGACCAGTCTTCGGCCAGAAATTACCTTCTGACGCTTGAGGTGGATAAGGCCTCGTTCGACCGGGTCAAGGTCAACTTCTTCTCCACAGACGCGCGCAATGCCGTCGGCATAGACATCGGTTGCCGTGATGGGCACCTGACAATTTCTCCGACGCTGATATCGGTTCAGGATCGTAGCGACAGTTTGCGTCTGCATCATAGTCTTCGTCAGAGCTTCCACCGTTTCAAAGCAACCTTGTGTTCAGGGTCTCACCATCGCGAGCGCCGCTGCGCCGTGCTCAGGAGCGCATAGCGACGGCACGACGGCCCTCCGCGACTTCATATCACGAACCGCACATCCCCTTCATACGCGAAAGGCGCCGGAGCGTCTGCTCCAGCGCCTCTATCACCGTCCGTCAGAGAGCAGCCGAAGGGCACGAGGCGGTACGTTTCGCCCTTGACACCCCTTGCGCAGACTTATGCTTCCGTT contains these protein-coding regions:
- a CDS encoding DUF3604 domain-containing protein produces the protein MKRVFVTSSVLTLCAASTALSQDVPVNPLREAYFGNLHVHTAWSFDANINGAISGPDEAYRWARGEAIPGGGGGPDLKILRPLDWYSVGDHAEYLGALPLMADPESPVSKHPLAAAISGDDATASFAAYTEILDGISNRRNDPILGDPVLLASVWEKIIDIADQHYKPGEFTTFAGFEWTSNPGWRNLHRVVIFRDTENVSDHAFSAIESDREEDLWAWMDLQRVQGAELLAVPHNGNASDGLMFPIGTSYGGSDIDSAYAETRMRNEPLYELTQIKGTSEVHPSISPNDEFANFELWDYTLESTASPPEHKVGGYMREALIRGMALEAEGKGNPFKYGFIGDSDTHNAASTIEENNYTGKFGFENNPEHRLEGPPGVSEAAAQQVREFSSGGLAGVWAESNTREAIFDAMVRKETFATSGVRMRVRMFGGYDYAEDMMESADWLQAAYDGGVPMGGDLAAAPEGTAPTFLIAAMKEADGANLDRIQVIKGWVENGEQKEQIYDVALSGGRTDGSEPVGNTVDVADASYTNDIGAADLTAAWTDPDFDPAVPAVYYARVLQIPTPRWSTYDAKALGVDVPDGLPTSIQERAWTSPIWYAPE
- a CDS encoding TniQ family protein — translated: MTTPLPLAPDLQDRETAFSFASRLAAMNGVDTAGFCTDMGLSFSKVIDGNPEALARLADLSAADVEDLRRWSPLYLGNREHEFRGNRFHAKAIKESTVRGCPACLREDAEAAPDSFEGDMYIRGHWLFRPVTLCLKHHHPLVPLWAEANVSRRYDAAARLAEIAPGVWAGKLDKEPRAPNPFDEWIEARLAGTPTESWLDQFDLYAAAHFCELLGRAIWAVRYPKWKKFGPERAWMSFEMGFRFATEGEATVRDTLMQLQETIGEPTDGPKKKYGALYDRLAFDLLGEAYAPFRELLRDHIASTWPLGPGDDLMGEPVLERKVHSVRTAARELGIDPRRLRKLLVDIDLVRPAETGRDDQWELFDARAAQPHLDRINTLVSAKDFQEALNMSRSQFELLRKEGHFPPTIDGGDHKPLWDVRAAYQYLERLLTGAEPIYVSMHGWDDIPTTAQCLKVSPGTVLKLLEGGRVQRIGRHTNRDGYASIVVTKGEIERLLDRPEAPGLSIDVFARQCGLTRSAAMRLVREGHVPSTEGRHPKTNARQRFLAPGDLAVFHGRFVTLRGLAVELGMPWQALRPKLAAAGLAPFSPDGQDYGAVFERSAIQDHPGNFT
- a CDS encoding peptidyl-prolyl cis-trans isomerase; the encoded protein is MTARTILSSPLLHFFVLGGLVFAIYGLVNDSPTVADPEAITLQPAEAGQLVARFTATWDRPPTEVELEGLMRAWALEEAQYREAVALGLDQDDSVIRMRLSQKMEFISEAGAATLEADDAVLQAHLEAHAERFAEPTKLAFEQVLLPADAGDADAMRRALEQGADPATLSRGSLLPTRLPLSAETAIDRLFGGGFARTISELAGSGWSGPVQSTYGHHLVRVIELRPAVLPPLEAIRPKVEQDWRSTRAREMREEFGKALLERYDVTLPSAGEILAK
- a CDS encoding RNA 2'-phosphotransferase translates to MLSRSLRHAPGLVGLNLAEGGWVLVDDLLRAVKMAGHRITADTLCQIVGEKDNQRFTLSGDGRRNRVTQGHSIAVDLKLVPVEPPAILFHGTTSANPDEILVLGFHPGQRCHAPKYRTTASKLWTRRKWNIHLKTG
- a CDS encoding metallophosphoesterase family protein — translated: MAAPTVIEIPDNGGAVAVMADLHLKSYFWHGSNPLEFHGLEDRLLGENVDALIVAGDLSDSFGPSLQDALAYLSRYVPADRIHLLPGNHDYYSGRLDDENRLRDLIHASGSWFAQKTELRHRSDRYLCATLWTDFDLLGDQEAAKNFARRFMRDFDMIFIQAPGHVWLDPDQVLPRRIVPVTPEDIIAVHREHRAWLEERLATPHFAGSGRTFVVTHHGPHPSAAGPIEGLTPAFHSNLTEALERSDIDTWFFGHSHRRLSCTVAGTRIQNVSIGYPDEDHGDDEDDLAEVCFIAAALNTQSSNEVGELPADRQALEQDFEYALRCSETGIPVLVDKVTPETRTFLHHALRGCACPVVPEGDAYYATDVIVAFGQTRPGSE